A section of the Pseudomonas prosekii genome encodes:
- a CDS encoding metal ABC transporter permease, with protein sequence MSYEAFRLMVQGWASSGYLPEALAYGFVVNALLAGLLIGPVLGGLGTLVVVKRFAFFSEAVGHAALTGVAVGILLGEPYTGPYGSLFGYCLLFGILLNYLRNRTGLAPDTLIGVFLSVSLALGASLLLILAGKINVHILENVLFGSVLTVNGNDLLVLAIVGSLVMALALPLYNRIMLASFNPQLAAVRGVAVKTLDYLFVILVTLITVAAVKVIGAILVGALLVIPAAAARLLSQSLKGFFWCSVAIATVSTLCGILAPIVFDLPIPSGAAIILVAGIAFALSAIARGVVPSLKGNLG encoded by the coding sequence ATGAGTTATGAAGCCTTTCGTTTGATGGTTCAGGGTTGGGCGTCGTCCGGTTATCTGCCGGAAGCCCTGGCCTACGGCTTTGTCGTCAACGCGCTGCTCGCCGGTCTGCTGATCGGTCCGGTGCTTGGTGGCCTGGGCACGCTGGTGGTGGTCAAGCGCTTCGCGTTTTTCTCCGAAGCGGTCGGTCACGCGGCGCTGACCGGTGTGGCCGTGGGCATTTTGCTCGGCGAACCGTACACCGGGCCTTACGGCAGCCTGTTCGGCTACTGCTTGCTGTTCGGCATCCTGCTCAATTACCTGCGCAACCGCACGGGGCTGGCGCCGGACACCTTGATCGGCGTGTTCCTCTCGGTGTCGCTGGCACTCGGCGCCAGCCTGCTGCTGATTCTCGCGGGCAAGATCAACGTGCACATTCTGGAAAACGTGCTGTTCGGTTCGGTGCTGACGGTGAATGGCAATGACCTGCTGGTGCTGGCCATCGTCGGTTCGCTGGTGATGGCGCTGGCCTTGCCGCTGTACAACCGCATCATGCTCGCCAGTTTCAATCCGCAACTGGCGGCGGTGCGCGGCGTCGCGGTGAAGACCCTGGATTACCTGTTTGTGATTCTGGTGACACTGATCACCGTCGCGGCGGTGAAAGTCATCGGCGCGATTCTGGTCGGTGCCTTGCTGGTGATTCCGGCCGCCGCTGCGCGATTGCTCAGCCAGTCACTGAAGGGGTTTTTCTGGTGTTCGGTGGCGATTGCCACGGTCAGTACCCTGTGCGGCATTCTTGCGCCAATCGTCTTCGACCTGCCGATCCCGTCCGGTGCCGCGATCATTCTGGTTGCCGGTATCGCTTTCGCCCTGTCCGCCATTGCGCGCGGCGTCGTTCCTAGCCTGAAAGGGAATCTCGGATAA
- a CDS encoding metal ABC transporter ATP-binding protein — MTAKENISSQPPTLTDTKPPAAASLLPQVLGPTLDFSEVSLTLGRTTILDNVTFQVQPGSVHALVGPNGGGKSSLIKTLLGQMPHQGRLSLQWPGAPGIIGYVPQALEFDRGLPMTVDDFMAAMCQRRPAFLGLSKHYAAAIGEALERVGMQDKRKRRMGALSGGERQRVLLAQGLIPAPQLLVLDEPMSALDEAGIRVFERLLGDWRQSGITVLWIEHDLEAVKRLADRVTGLNRHVLFDATPEQALTPDRLLTLFSTHPRSAV; from the coding sequence ATGACGGCAAAAGAAAACATCAGTTCACAACCCCCGACCCTGACTGACACCAAGCCCCCTGCGGCAGCGAGCTTGCTGCCACAGGTGTTGGGACCGACTCTGGATTTCAGCGAAGTCAGCCTGACGCTGGGTCGCACGACGATCCTCGACAACGTGACCTTTCAGGTGCAGCCCGGCAGCGTGCACGCCCTGGTCGGGCCGAATGGCGGCGGCAAAAGTTCGCTGATCAAGACCTTGCTCGGGCAGATGCCGCATCAGGGGCGCTTGAGCCTGCAATGGCCCGGCGCGCCCGGCATCATCGGCTACGTGCCGCAAGCGCTGGAGTTCGATCGCGGCTTGCCGATGACCGTCGACGATTTCATGGCGGCGATGTGTCAGCGCCGCCCGGCGTTCCTCGGTTTGAGCAAACATTACGCAGCGGCCATCGGCGAAGCGCTGGAACGGGTCGGCATGCAGGACAAACGCAAACGGCGCATGGGCGCGCTGTCCGGCGGTGAACGTCAGCGTGTATTGCTCGCGCAAGGGTTGATCCCCGCCCCGCAATTGCTGGTGCTCGACGAACCGATGTCGGCCCTCGACGAAGCCGGCATTCGCGTGTTCGAACGGCTCTTGGGCGACTGGCGCCAGAGCGGCATCACCGTGCTGTGGATCGAGCATGACCTGGAAGCGGTCAAGCGTCTGGCGGACCGGGTAACCGGGCTCAATCGCCACGTGTTGTTCGACGCCACGCCGGAGCAGGCACTGACGCCGGATCGTTTGCTCACCCTGTTTTCAACCCATCCACGGAGCGCTGTCTGA
- a CDS encoding metal ABC transporter substrate-binding protein has product MPISSLRSFLRLTLVGLLACLLAPLASADEAKRLRIGITLHPYYSYVANIVGDKAEVVPLIPAGFNPHAYEPRAEDIKRISGLDVVVLNGVGHDDFADRMIAASETPNVAVIEANENVPLLAATGVAARGAGKVVNPHTFLSISASIAQVNNIARELGKLDPDNAKTYTQNARAYGKRLRQMRADALAKLTEAPNAELRVATVHAAYDYLLREFGLEVTAVVEPAHGIEPSPSQLKKTIDQLRDLDVKVIFSEMDFPSSYVDTIQRESGVKLYPLSHISYGEYTADKYEKEMTGNLNTVVRAIQESGA; this is encoded by the coding sequence ATGCCTATTTCATCTCTACGTTCATTTTTGCGCCTGACCCTGGTTGGTTTGCTCGCCTGTCTGTTGGCACCGCTGGCCAGCGCCGACGAAGCAAAACGCCTGCGCATCGGCATCACGCTGCACCCTTATTACAGCTACGTGGCGAACATCGTCGGCGACAAGGCTGAAGTGGTGCCGCTGATTCCGGCCGGTTTCAACCCACACGCGTATGAGCCGCGTGCCGAAGACATCAAGCGCATCAGCGGGCTCGACGTGGTGGTGCTCAACGGCGTCGGTCACGATGACTTTGCCGACCGCATGATCGCCGCCAGCGAAACGCCGAACGTCGCAGTGATCGAAGCCAACGAAAACGTACCGCTGCTGGCCGCCACTGGCGTCGCCGCGCGCGGTGCCGGCAAAGTCGTCAACCCGCACACGTTCCTGTCGATCAGCGCCTCGATTGCCCAGGTCAACAACATCGCCCGCGAACTCGGCAAGCTCGACCCGGACAACGCCAAGACCTACACGCAAAACGCCCGCGCCTACGGCAAACGCCTGCGCCAGATGCGCGCCGATGCCCTGGCCAAATTGACTGAAGCGCCGAACGCCGAACTGCGGGTTGCCACGGTCCACGCCGCTTATGACTACCTGCTGCGCGAATTTGGCCTGGAAGTGACCGCCGTGGTCGAACCGGCCCACGGCATCGAGCCGAGCCCGAGCCAGTTGAAAAAAACCATCGACCAACTGCGTGATCTGGACGTCAAAGTGATCTTCTCGGAGATGGATTTCCCCTCCTCGTACGTCGACACCATTCAGCGCGAATCCGGAGTCAAGCTGTACCCGCTGTCGCACATCTCTTACGGCGAATACACCGCCGACAAATACGAAAAAGAGATGACCGGCAACCTCAACACCGTAGTCCGGGCGATTCAGGAGTCGGGCGCATGA
- a CDS encoding DUF6162 family protein: MSSPIPPSNATSVTPTTQVVRPAGAGHETLYVLLLCLMILAVAGSVVAWRHESQEVSNVSSHQLDARRDLSASEQGIYADLRVTLDEIHLLRQEQAALPTPEVLAEEGFAPFAQDASSVSRGSHAWQLLEAKAYFGQSQSPDVAGSFLMRLTADDDAPDVWLHRGKSLAAPSDLTDAALESAGWQQIVAQFDAGVTRQHRH; this comes from the coding sequence ATGAGCAGCCCCATCCCCCCAAGCAACGCCACCAGCGTTACTCCGACCACTCAAGTCGTGCGCCCCGCCGGCGCCGGGCATGAAACGCTGTATGTGCTGCTGTTGTGCCTGATGATCCTGGCGGTCGCCGGTTCGGTGGTCGCATGGCGCCATGAGTCGCAGGAAGTCAGCAACGTCAGCAGCCATCAACTCGACGCGCGCCGCGATTTAAGCGCGTCCGAGCAAGGCATTTACGCCGATCTGCGGGTGACCCTCGACGAGATTCACCTGTTGCGTCAGGAACAAGCCGCGCTGCCGACCCCCGAAGTGCTGGCCGAGGAAGGTTTCGCGCCGTTTGCCCAGGACGCCAGTTCGGTCAGTCGCGGCAGCCATGCCTGGCAGTTGCTGGAGGCCAAAGCCTATTTCGGCCAGAGCCAGTCGCCCGATGTCGCCGGCTCATTCCTGATGCGCTTGACCGCTGACGATGATGCGCCGGACGTGTGGCTGCATCGCGGCAAATCCCTCGCTGCCCCGAGCGACCTGACTGACGCCGCGCTGGAAAGCGCTGGCTGGCAGCAGATCGTCGCGCAATTCGATGCCGGCGTAACCCGCCAGCACCGGCACTGA
- a CDS encoding thiamine pyrophosphate-binding protein: MWHKWRFHLNILLLLIPLGFMPKYFADAALFRGDAGLGEHEIGEIKVGPWSMRLAELRDEAPRPDGPAGYLKSFNAALCSSCVEQVKATYLRIGKPRSLRAAGVIFFGTPYRMGASLPVPVKTKADAELWITMEGWDGSMHQASIPLSQASPATIAWLNKQGGKP, encoded by the coding sequence ATGTGGCACAAATGGCGTTTCCACCTGAACATTCTGTTGCTGCTGATCCCGCTGGGTTTCATGCCGAAATATTTCGCCGATGCGGCGCTGTTTCGCGGCGACGCCGGCCTCGGCGAGCACGAAATCGGCGAGATCAAAGTCGGTCCGTGGAGCATGCGCCTCGCCGAATTGCGCGATGAGGCGCCGCGCCCGGATGGTCCGGCCGGCTACTTGAAAAGCTTTAATGCGGCGCTGTGCAGCAGTTGTGTCGAACAGGTCAAGGCAACTTACCTGCGTATCGGCAAGCCACGCAGCCTGCGCGCCGCCGGGGTGATTTTCTTCGGCACGCCGTACCGCATGGGCGCTTCGTTGCCGGTGCCGGTCAAAACCAAAGCTGATGCCGAGCTGTGGATCACCATGGAGGGCTGGGACGGTTCGATGCACCAGGCCTCGATCCCACTGAGCCAGGCATCCCCGGCCACCATCGCCTGGCTGAACAAACAAGGAGGCAAACCATGA
- a CDS encoding PepSY-associated TM helix domain-containing protein — protein MSKKSRSKIWFLVHSWLALPIWFFVLIVCVTGTLAVVSQEIVWLASPQMRASQPSDDAPLLSYDQVLAAIKQAEPQLLVESINRPDESHFALDVDVAYPDGRTVTVYVNPYTGVIQGAAPEFNFRAFTRALHGWWLVPFTNGFSWGWYLVSFLGLPLLVSLITGLVVYKKFWKGFFRPTLRFRHGARIFWGDFHRLSGIWSIWFIAVMSITGTWFLIQALLFDNQISISSAPVIPAMSREAVPISADGTPPPRIDLDRAIAIAQEKIPGLEASSVSLPSNGYSHLDISGRGWYPLMFQSATINPFNGEIAASRLLSDRNALEFVTESMRPLHTGDFGGLWVKLIWFFFGLLLSMMVLSGLLIWTKRTALATANALKRSHKKTRIATAQVNRETSEASL, from the coding sequence ATGTCGAAGAAATCCCGCTCCAAAATCTGGTTTCTGGTGCACAGCTGGCTGGCACTGCCGATCTGGTTTTTTGTGTTGATCGTTTGTGTGACCGGCACTCTCGCCGTCGTCAGCCAGGAAATCGTCTGGCTGGCCAGCCCGCAAATGCGCGCCAGCCAACCTTCGGACGATGCGCCGCTGCTCAGTTATGACCAAGTCCTTGCCGCCATCAAGCAAGCCGAACCGCAGCTTCTGGTCGAATCGATCAACCGTCCCGATGAATCGCACTTCGCCCTCGATGTCGACGTCGCCTATCCCGACGGGCGCACGGTGACGGTTTACGTCAACCCGTACACCGGGGTCATCCAGGGCGCCGCGCCGGAATTCAATTTCAGGGCGTTCACCCGCGCCTTGCATGGTTGGTGGCTGGTGCCATTTACCAACGGTTTCAGTTGGGGCTGGTACCTGGTGTCGTTCCTCGGCTTGCCGCTGCTGGTTTCGCTGATTACCGGGCTGGTGGTCTACAAGAAATTCTGGAAGGGTTTTTTCAGGCCGACCCTGCGCTTTCGTCACGGCGCGCGGATTTTCTGGGGCGACTTTCACCGCCTCAGCGGGATCTGGTCGATCTGGTTTATCGCGGTCATGTCGATCACCGGCACCTGGTTCCTGATTCAAGCGTTGCTGTTCGATAACCAGATTTCCATTTCCAGCGCCCCGGTGATTCCGGCGATGTCCCGCGAAGCCGTGCCGATCTCGGCAGATGGCACGCCGCCACCGCGCATCGACCTGGACCGCGCCATTGCCATCGCCCAGGAAAAAATCCCCGGACTGGAAGCCAGCTCGGTCAGCCTGCCAAGCAATGGCTACAGCCACCTCGACATCTCCGGACGTGGCTGGTATCCGCTGATGTTCCAGAGCGCGACGATCAACCCGTTCAACGGTGAAATCGCTGCTTCGCGACTGTTGTCGGACCGCAACGCGCTGGAGTTCGTCACCGAATCCATGCGGCCACTGCACACCGGCGATTTCGGTGGTTTGTGGGTCAAGCTGATCTGGTTCTTCTTCGGCCTGTTGCTGAGCATGATGGTCCTCAGTGGCTTGCTGATCTGGACCAAACGCACCGCTTTGGCCACCGCCAACGCGCTCAAGCGCAGCCATAAAAAAACCCGCATTGCCACTGCGCAAGTCAATCGTGAAACCTCGGAGGCCAGCCTGTGA
- the soxR gene encoding redox-sensitive transcriptional activator SoxR encodes MNTSQNLQKELTVGQVAARSGVAVTALHFYETKGLIKSYRNQGNQRRYPREVLRRVALIKVAQRLGIPLAEIGEALKALPDNRAPTAADWKVLSAQWSRELDERIAQLTLLRDRLNGCIGCGCLSMEACPLRNFADVLGEQGPGAHLISGAH; translated from the coding sequence ATCAACACTTCGCAGAATCTGCAAAAAGAACTCACCGTTGGCCAGGTTGCCGCGCGCAGCGGCGTGGCCGTGACCGCGCTGCATTTTTATGAAACCAAGGGTTTGATCAAGAGCTATCGCAATCAGGGCAACCAGCGCCGTTATCCGCGCGAAGTGCTGCGCCGGGTTGCGTTGATTAAAGTTGCCCAGCGTTTGGGCATTCCGCTGGCGGAGATTGGCGAGGCGCTGAAAGCGTTGCCGGACAACCGCGCACCGACGGCGGCTGACTGGAAAGTGTTGTCGGCGCAATGGAGTCGCGAACTGGATGAGCGAATTGCGCAATTGACCTTGTTGCGCGACCGGCTGAACGGCTGCATCGGCTGCGGCTGTCTGTCGATGGAAGCGTGCCCGTTGCGCAACTTCGCCGATGTGCTCGGGGAGCAAGGCCCAGGGGCGCATTTGATCTCTGGCGCTCACTAA
- a CDS encoding antibiotic biosynthesis monooxygenase → MSEKNRSFTQLIEFEIEPHQQPALVSALSAQTERLAQDFSGFLSASIQASDDGRRVLNYLQWQSREAGEAAFQRFESGEQDFWQLIRAHQAKTVTFGSFQVLHSLERSHDNALHCNLVL, encoded by the coding sequence ATGTCAGAGAAAAATCGCAGTTTCACCCAATTGATCGAATTCGAGATCGAGCCTCATCAACAACCTGCGCTGGTCTCGGCGCTGTCGGCGCAGACCGAGCGTCTGGCGCAGGATTTCAGCGGCTTCTTGAGTGCGAGCATTCAGGCCAGCGACGATGGCCGGCGGGTGCTCAATTACCTGCAATGGCAATCGCGGGAGGCCGGGGAAGCGGCGTTTCAGCGCTTCGAAAGCGGCGAGCAGGATTTCTGGCAACTGATTCGCGCGCACCAGGCAAAAACCGTAACGTTCGGTTCATTCCAGGTATTGCACAGCCTGGAGCGCAGCCACGACAACGCGCTGCACTGCAATCTGGTGCTGTGA
- a CDS encoding sigma-54 interaction domain-containing protein yields MQLLTLPPSPALATSIRATAQVFEDPKSQALLAHLQQVAPSEASVLIIGETGTGKELVARHIHNLSARRNRPFVAVNCGAFSESLVEAELFGHEKGAFTGALSAKAGWFEEADGGTLFLDEIGDLPMAIQVKLLRVLQEREVVRLGSRKSIPIDVRVLAATNVQLEKAINAGHFREDLYYRLDVVSLELSPLRDRPGDILPLTRHFIEAYSQRLGYGSITISKEAELKLRSYSWPGNIRELENVIHHTLLICRNGVIERDDLRLSNMRIERQDDHHGNVDDSPEALLDRAFQKLFEEQAGALHEKVEDALLRAAYRFSHYNQVHTAALLGLSRNVTRTRLIKIGELAVNKRRPTENVQGERLMQLSI; encoded by the coding sequence ATGCAACTGCTGACCCTACCGCCCTCGCCCGCCCTTGCCACGTCGATCCGCGCCACCGCGCAAGTGTTCGAAGACCCGAAATCCCAGGCCTTGCTCGCGCATTTGCAACAAGTTGCGCCGAGTGAAGCCAGCGTGTTGATCATCGGTGAAACCGGCACCGGCAAAGAACTCGTCGCGCGGCATATCCACAACCTCAGCGCCCGGCGCAACCGGCCGTTTGTTGCGGTGAACTGCGGCGCGTTCTCCGAATCGCTGGTCGAAGCGGAATTGTTCGGCCACGAAAAAGGCGCGTTCACCGGCGCCCTGAGTGCCAAGGCCGGTTGGTTCGAAGAGGCGGATGGCGGCACCTTGTTCCTTGATGAAATAGGTGATTTGCCGATGGCGATCCAGGTCAAATTGCTGCGCGTCTTACAGGAGCGCGAAGTGGTGCGGCTGGGCTCGCGCAAGAGCATTCCGATCGACGTGCGCGTCTTGGCCGCGACCAACGTGCAACTGGAAAAAGCCATTAATGCCGGGCATTTTCGCGAAGACCTGTATTACCGCCTCGACGTCGTCAGCCTCGAACTCAGCCCCTTGCGCGATCGCCCCGGCGACATCCTGCCGCTGACCCGGCATTTCATCGAAGCCTACAGCCAGCGCCTGGGCTACGGCAGCATCACCATCAGCAAAGAGGCCGAGCTGAAACTGCGCAGTTACAGTTGGCCGGGCAATATCCGCGAACTGGAAAACGTCATCCACCACACCTTGCTGATTTGCCGCAACGGCGTGATCGAACGCGACGATTTGCGCTTGTCGAACATGCGCATCGAGCGTCAGGACGATCACCACGGCAATGTCGATGATTCGCCGGAAGCGCTGCTCGACCGCGCCTTCCAGAAACTCTTCGAGGAACAGGCCGGCGCGCTCCACGAAAAAGTCGAAGACGCCTTGCTGCGCGCCGCCTACCGCTTCAGCCATTACAACCAGGTGCACACCGCCGCGCTGCTCGGTTTGAGCCGCAACGTCACACGCACGCGTTTGATCAAGATCGGCGAACTGGCGGTGAACAAGCGCCGGCCCACCGAGAATGTGCAGGGCGAGCGCTTGATGCAGTTGTCGATCTGA
- a CDS encoding acyl-CoA dehydrogenase family protein produces the protein MTAKPQSALLSPLHTARQLAAEFALTAVERDERGGTPKAERDALRHSGLLALSIPTQYDGLGASWSETLSVVREFAKVDSSIAHVFGFHHLMLATVRLFAKPEQWQPWFEQTARKNWFWGNALNPLDTRTVVKNLGGWREFSGKKSFCSGASDSQMLIASAVDESAGGKLLIAAIPSGRSGITLHNDWNNMGQRQTDSGSATFERVRVEESELLLDPGPLSTPFACLRPLIAQLTFTHMFLGIAEGAFEEARQYTLTETRPWHKSSARDVREDPYVLGHYGEFWVALEGVRLLVERAADLLDKAWARGANLSAEERGHLATAIATAKVAATRNGLELCSRLFEVTGARSTHASLRLDRHWRNLRTQTLHDPVDYKLHELGDWALNQSLPIPTFYS, from the coding sequence GTGACGGCCAAACCACAAAGCGCCCTGTTATCTCCCCTGCACACCGCTCGCCAATTGGCCGCGGAGTTTGCCCTGACGGCCGTCGAGCGCGACGAACGCGGTGGCACGCCCAAGGCTGAACGTGATGCGTTGCGCCACAGCGGCCTGCTCGCGCTGAGCATTCCCACCCAGTACGACGGCCTCGGCGCCAGTTGGAGTGAAACCCTGAGCGTGGTGCGCGAATTCGCCAAGGTCGACAGTTCAATCGCCCACGTCTTCGGTTTTCATCACCTGATGCTCGCCACCGTGCGCCTGTTCGCCAAACCCGAACAGTGGCAGCCGTGGTTCGAACAGACCGCGCGCAAGAACTGGTTCTGGGGCAACGCCCTGAACCCGTTGGATACGCGCACCGTGGTGAAAAACCTTGGCGGCTGGCGCGAGTTTTCCGGGAAGAAAAGCTTCTGCTCCGGCGCCAGCGATTCGCAGATGCTGATCGCCTCGGCGGTCGATGAAAGCGCTGGCGGCAAGCTGTTGATCGCCGCGATCCCCAGCGGTCGCAGCGGCATCACGCTGCACAACGACTGGAACAACATGGGCCAGCGCCAGACCGACAGCGGCAGCGCCACCTTCGAACGTGTGCGAGTCGAAGAGTCGGAATTGCTCCTCGATCCCGGGCCGTTGAGCACACCGTTCGCCTGCCTGCGGCCGTTGATTGCGCAACTGACCTTCACCCACATGTTCCTCGGCATTGCCGAAGGCGCCTTCGAAGAAGCGCGCCAATACACCCTCACCGAAACCCGGCCCTGGCATAAATCCAGCGCTCGCGATGTGCGCGAGGATCCGTATGTGCTCGGCCATTACGGCGAGTTCTGGGTCGCCCTCGAAGGCGTGCGGTTGCTGGTCGAACGCGCCGCCGACTTGCTCGACAAGGCGTGGGCCAGGGGGGCGAATTTGAGCGCCGAAGAACGCGGGCATCTGGCCACGGCGATTGCCACGGCCAAGGTCGCCGCTACGCGCAACGGTCTGGAATTGTGCAGCCGTTTGTTCGAAGTCACCGGCGCGCGCTCGACCCACGCCTCGCTGCGGCTGGACCGGCACTGGCGCAACCTGCGCACGCAAACCCTGCACGACCCGGTGGATTACAAACTCCATGAACTGGGTGATTGGGCGCTGAACCAGTCCCTGCCGATTCCGACTTTCTATTCCTGA
- the ssuD gene encoding FMNH2-dependent alkanesulfonate monooxygenase, with the protein MDVFWFLPTHGDGHYLGTTQGARPVTLNYLKQVAQAADSLGYHGVLIPTGRSCEDSWVIASALVPLTERLRYLVAIRPGIISPTVSARMAATLDRLSNGRLLINVVTGGDPDENRGDGIFLDHSERYEVTDEFLKIWRRVLQGESVDFEGKHLQVQNAKALYPPVQKPYPPLYFGGSSEAAHELAAEQVDVYLTWGEPPAAVAEKLADVRERAARNGRTVKFGIRLHVIVRETAEEAWKAADKLIEHISDETIAAAQKSFSRFDSEGQRRMAALHDGRRDNLEISPNLWAGVGLVRGGAGTALVGDPQQVAARIKEYADLGIESFIFSGYPHLEEAYRFAELVFPLLPEPYASLAGRGVTNLTGPFGEMIANDVLPSKATA; encoded by the coding sequence ATGGATGTTTTCTGGTTTCTGCCGACCCACGGCGACGGCCATTACCTGGGCACTACCCAAGGCGCGCGCCCGGTGACGCTCAACTATCTGAAACAAGTGGCGCAGGCCGCCGACAGCCTCGGTTACCACGGCGTGCTGATTCCCACCGGGCGCTCCTGCGAAGACTCGTGGGTGATCGCTTCGGCGCTGGTGCCGCTGACTGAGCGCTTGCGCTATCTGGTGGCGATTCGGCCGGGGATCATTTCGCCGACGGTTTCGGCGCGCATGGCCGCGACCCTGGATCGCCTGTCGAATGGCCGCTTGCTGATCAACGTGGTCACCGGCGGCGATCCCGATGAAAACCGAGGCGACGGGATCTTCCTCGATCACAGCGAACGCTACGAAGTCACCGACGAATTTCTGAAGATCTGGCGCCGCGTTCTGCAAGGCGAATCGGTAGATTTCGAAGGCAAACACTTGCAGGTACAAAACGCCAAGGCGTTGTATCCGCCAGTGCAAAAACCGTATCCGCCGTTGTACTTCGGCGGTTCTTCGGAAGCTGCCCACGAACTCGCCGCCGAACAAGTTGACGTTTACCTGACCTGGGGCGAACCACCGGCCGCCGTTGCCGAAAAACTCGCCGATGTGCGTGAGCGTGCGGCGCGCAATGGGCGCACGGTGAAGTTCGGGATTCGCTTGCATGTGATTGTTCGCGAAACCGCGGAAGAAGCCTGGAAAGCTGCGGACAAACTGATCGAGCACATCAGCGACGAAACCATTGCGGCGGCGCAGAAGTCGTTTTCGCGGTTTGACTCCGAAGGCCAGCGGCGCATGGCGGCGTTGCATGACGGGCGCCGCGATAATCTGGAAATCTCGCCGAACCTGTGGGCCGGCGTCGGCCTGGTGCGTGGCGGTGCCGGAACCGCATTGGTCGGCGATCCGCAGCAAGTCGCGGCGCGGATCAAGGAGTACGCGGATTTGGGGATCGAGAGTTTTATCTTCTCCGGGTATCCGCACCTTGAAGAAGCCTATCGCTTTGCCGAACTGGTGTTCCCGTTGCTGCCGGAACCCTACGCAAGCCTGGCCGGACGCGGCGTGACCAACCTCACCGGGCCGTTCGGCGAAATGATCGCCAATGACGTACTGCCGAGCAAAGCCACGGCCTGA
- the msuE gene encoding FMN reductase, whose product MSRPLKVVALSGGTWRPSRTLVLTQALLAELAEQLPIESKLIELGDIARPLGAALSRQELSAEVEAELQAIESADLLIVAAPVYRGSYPGLLKHLFDLIDLNALINTPVLLAATGGSERHALVLDHQLRPLFSFFQALTLPVGVYATEADFANYQITSEPLKARIRLAAERAAPLFGVHPKNLLKIA is encoded by the coding sequence ATGTCGCGTCCACTGAAAGTCGTTGCCCTCTCCGGCGGAACCTGGCGCCCATCGCGCACCTTGGTGCTGACCCAGGCGCTGTTGGCCGAACTGGCCGAGCAGTTGCCAATCGAGAGCAAGTTGATCGAGCTGGGCGACATTGCCCGCCCGCTCGGCGCCGCCCTGTCGCGCCAGGAACTCAGCGCAGAGGTAGAAGCCGAGCTGCAAGCCATCGAAAGCGCCGACCTGCTGATCGTCGCCGCGCCGGTTTATCGCGGCTCTTATCCGGGCCTGCTCAAGCATCTGTTCGATCTGATCGACCTGAATGCGCTGATCAATACGCCAGTGCTGCTGGCCGCAACCGGTGGCAGCGAACGGCATGCATTGGTGCTCGATCATCAGTTACGGCCGCTGTTCAGTTTCTTCCAGGCGCTGACCTTGCCGGTTGGCGTGTACGCCACCGAGGCCGATTTCGCCAATTACCAGATCACCAGTGAGCCTTTGAAGGCGCGCATTCGTCTGGCTGCCGAACGCGCCGCACCGCTGTTCGGCGTGCACCCTAAAAATCTGCTGAAAATCGCTTAA
- a CDS encoding LysE family translocator, translated as MTLSLDLLLGFALYALVTSITPGPNNTLLLASGVNFGFNRTIPHMLGITCGLFVMVVAVGFGLGTVFQNYPLLYAVLRYVGAAYLLYLAWKIAHSGPVAEGERGEGKPISYLGAAAFQWVNPKAWIMAIGAISTYTPMQGYFTNVLVIAAVFALINLPSVSVWVACGRLLRNVLRDPRWLRLFNWGMAALLVVSLYPLLLEGFS; from the coding sequence ATGACCCTCTCGCTCGACTTGCTGCTGGGCTTCGCCCTGTACGCCCTCGTAACCTCGATCACTCCTGGCCCGAACAACACGTTGTTGCTGGCATCGGGCGTGAATTTCGGCTTCAACCGGACCATTCCGCACATGCTCGGGATTACCTGCGGCCTGTTTGTCATGGTGGTTGCAGTGGGTTTCGGCCTGGGCACGGTGTTTCAGAACTATCCATTGCTCTACGCGGTATTGCGCTACGTCGGCGCCGCGTACTTGCTGTACCTGGCGTGGAAAATTGCCCATTCCGGGCCAGTCGCGGAAGGCGAGCGCGGCGAGGGCAAGCCGATCAGTTATCTCGGCGCGGCAGCGTTCCAGTGGGTCAATCCCAAGGCGTGGATCATGGCCATCGGTGCCATCAGCACCTACACGCCGATGCAGGGTTATTTCACCAATGTGCTGGTGATTGCCGCGGTTTTTGCCTTGATCAACTTGCCGAGCGTCAGTGTCTGGGTCGCCTGCGGCAGGCTGTTGCGCAACGTCTTGCGCGATCCTCGCTGGTTGCGCCTGTTCAATTGGGGCATGGCGGCGTTGCTGGTGGTTTCGCTGTATCCGTTGCTGCTCGAAGGCTTTAGCTGA